The genomic window ttctgggaggatacttggcttggtgaaacGCCGCTGGCGCTTCAGTATCCTTCATTGTATAggattgttcaacgacgtgatgcCCTTGTTGCCACGATTttgcagtccattccccttaatattcagtttaggagggttCTTGTTGGCAACCGGtgggaagcttggctccatttagtgagtagactgatggaggttcagctatctCATCACTCCGATCAGTTGTGCTGGAAACTCACTAGGTCTGGAGAGTTCACAGTTAAATCGATGTATCTTGATGTCATCAACTCTAGTGTCATTCCTAGCTCCAAAtttgtttggaaagtcaaagttcctttgaaaattaaagtgtttatgtggtttgtacataaacaagtcattgtAACAAAGAATAACTTGGTTAGGCGCAACTGGACAggttctactaggtgtagtttctgtgatcaggATGAAACTATCAACCACTTATTCTTTGATTGCCCATTGGCCAAAGTGTTGTGGCACACGGTGcatattgcctttaacattactcttCCGAATTCTGTcagtacgttatttggaacgtggcttgcttggatagagtccgaaacagctagacacattcgcgtaggagtatgtgctttgttatgggcaatttggaactgcagaaatgatttggcttttaacagagcaacaactattcattttttgcaggttatcttccgagctactgcgctgatccgtatgtggttcttactcactccgacggaggccaatgagcgtttggttactggatccatccgatgggagatggtagctcgggatatcttcaacctgtttggatggcggtcatgtaataggataggcgattagtttacctatctttcctatgccagccggttgtggctttttgttttttgctttggcGTTGTGGCTCTGTGTGAGCTTGCCTTTACTTTTATTCCAGACTTTTGGACCTTGTTGAACCTCTTTATTTATCTATAAAGGTGGCCGTGTGCATCGTTCTGATGTAGAGgctggggagtcccccctttttgaaaaaaaaactagtAAAATATCTTCTGCTACGACCTTTCGATGGTACACATGTTATTGAAATGTAAGCTTCTGATGTTTTATGGTGGTAAAATTATTACTTTGTCCAATTAGTCATGGTGAGATATGTATTATACTAATATTAGTGTATCGACACAACACAAAAGGAAGTACCTAGTGGAGGATTTTATGTTGTCCATGATTTTGCATATGATCCTAGGACATGTTGCTGAGTGAGTTGGCTACTCCTGTGTTCATTATATTGtgtactttgtttttaatgctTATCATGGCAAAAATCTGGTGTTTAGATACTTTGCAATTAACTACGTTCAATTTTGCATCACTGAGTAATATTTGTTGGTCAAGTCATATGTTTTCTGTTTGGTTCGTGATTCTTAATATTGATCCCTTCTTACCAGTCACCGAAGATTTTGCTTGCGCCTTTTGCTTTGTAAAGTGTGGAAGCTACAAGGTAAAGTTTGAAGCAAATTTCCATTCAAAATGTTGCTTATTGCTGCTAAGGGCCGGTGAATCATGCCACCTGCTACATTTAGGGTAAAATGAAATCGTTTTAGTTCACGCTGCACCGTTGATGTCTTCTTGTTCTTTGTGAGGAGACTTAGATTGTGTTCTTTTTTTGCTCGACCTTTCTTATTTTTTATGGGAACAATGTTGTGCCCACTTTCTCGAGGCACATCTCTAATGTTGTGATTCTGGTGATACTAGGGCCTCGGTCATTATGTGACAGGATTACATATGGGCAATATTGAAACTATACTTTCCAGTAGTATCGCTGGTGTTTTTTTTTTTGCAGCTTCCAGTTGCTGGAACTATCTGGTATGGGTCAGCAATGACCCCAATCGAATTATTTGGGCCTAATCGTTATCAGTGGGATCAGGGATATTTTCAGCAAGAAATATATCGAAGAGTTAGCAATGGTTTAGCCGAAAATCTTAGTTTATTAGGTTTAAAATTCCCGAAAAATTAGCTTTTTATGATTATATTGATAATAATCCAACAAAAGGGGGATTATTCAGAGGAGGCTCAATGGACAATGGGGATGGAATAGCTGTTGGATGGTTAGGACATCCCATCTTTAGAGATAAAGAAGGACGTGAGCTTTTTGTACGCCATGTGAAGGAAGAGCCTTTCTTTAACTTCTTTAATTTGCCGTTACTCGCCAAACAGGCATGGCATCTGTTGGATAATCTTGATTCCTTGTGCGGTTCTATCCCAGGGCAAAATATTACCCCGACGAGGATCTGTTAAATGCGAAGTTAAAGAAAGGCTCTTCCTTTACATGGCAAAGTATAATGGCAGGCACAAATACACTAAAACATGGCTATATTTGGCGAGTGGGGAACGGGCACAACATCAATATTTGGGAACATGCCTGGATCCCAAACTATGGAACTAGGAAAATTGTAACACCTGAGGTAATATGATAACTAAGGTAGGAGATGTCATTGGTCCTGCTTCTAATACCTGGGATGAAGACCTGATTGAACAAACTATGTGGCCAATCGATGTACAAAGGATTCTTTCAATTCCCCTAACACAACATGATATGCAAGATTTCATTACCTGGAATTATACAAAAATGGTATTTTATCGGTTTGATCCGCCTATTTTATGTAGTGGGATCACCAGTATGGAAGCAAATTGAAACATTCTAATGGGATGGGGCGAACCACAGTTAACCCTATTTGGAGTAAGATATGGAAGTTAGCATGTCGGGCAAAAGTTAAAATTTTCTTATGGTGTAGGCTACATGGTACAATCCCATGCCGAGTTACGCTAGCAAACAGACATATGATGGTTTTACCCATCTGCCCCACATGCTCGGAGGGTTTAGAAGATACAAAACATACGCTCTTCCGCTGTAGTAAAGCAAAGGAGGTCTGGAAAAGGCTGGGGATGGATGATATTATTGATAAAGCTTGTGAAGTTGACCGTGCGGGAGAGGCGGTGTATCTACTACTCCTACCAGATTAACATTTGTAGATATTGGGTTACCACAATGTACATGAGATGATTGTTATTTCAGCATGGTATCTATGATGGGAAAGACGGAAGCTGGTACACATGAAAAAATTCAAAATGTAACTCAGATCTCAATGGGGATTCTTGCTCTAACATTTTTTTTGTTAATGCATTATCCCCCAAGGCGTCGATGAAAAAGGAGAGTTGGTCTTGTCCTCCAAGAGGTTTCGTTAAACTTAATGTTGATGTTTCTTTTTATCACGATCTTCTTAGGGGTTCCATGGGAGCGGTCCTTCGAGACGACAAAGGCAGGTTCATAGCTGGAGGGAATGAGAAAATAGATTTTTATGTGGATGTGTTGATGGCAGAAGCTTTAGCTCTTAAATTTGATCTAACACTGGCGCAACGGGCGGGATGCAATCGCCTTATTATAAATTTGGATAATATGTAGGTGATTGATACTATGAATGATGGAGGACAATCGGCGGGTGCGGCGGCAGCAATCTTTGATGATTGTTTTCATTATGCTTGTGATTTCGTTACTGCTAGATTTTTTGCACTACAATAGGGAAGCTAATAAAGTAGCTCATGAGCTtgctagattagctagattttctttgacttctgattggtttgaggagcctttAAATGAAATTATAATGATCCTCACAAACAATGTACTACTTATTAGAAATGAATAAAGTCTgagctttttcaaaaaaaaaaagggtCCAAATGGGTGTTTTATTGTGCAGGAAATCAGGAGTAACAGATTTGGCCTAGCAAAAGGGAAGCTCAAAATAATAGATTACAGATCCAAAATCAAATTTCTTGTCATGCATGCAACTAATTTTGGCATGTGTTAAGTAATGACAATTAGCTTACAGTGCCAAGATCAACTGTCGGAACTTGTTCATGTGGTCGGCCTGTAAAGAGATGGCGATGGACAAGCTCCCGTCATTGTGTGCGCTTGGGAGGACGTAGGCGAGCCCCTCAAATGCGACGCCGCCAGGACCCATGAACACCGGCCGTCCCCATCCGAAATCTGCATTGTGGACGGGCAGGTTCACCCAGCTGGTGATTCCGAGGTTAGGGCAACGGTAGGTTTGTGCTCCTCGGACCAAGGCCGATAAATCAGGTTGCAGCTCAAGGTAGTCCAATGCTGAGCGGCAGTAGTCATCGTTCATCCTATCTAGCTCCATTTGGATTATCTTTGCTGCATCCGCCAGCCCTCTGGTCACCTTGCCTGCCTCGACGATCGGTGTGGCGGTGAACAAAACGTTGCCTAAGAAACCATCCGGTAGCGGCGGCTTCAGCCGTTTCCTCCCATCAATGGCACAATACAACTTGGTGGGCTGATCAGATGGCAAGCCACGTGAAAGAGAGACACAACGCCACACATGCGCAGACAGCAATGTGTACGTGCTCAACCGTGGCATGTCGTCGCCGGTGGGAAGCTGCGAGCGCAAGCGGCCAATGTCTGAGCTGGTGAGCTTGAAGATGTCAACAGCAGTGTCAGGAGAAGAGACATCCTGGGGCTTGGATGACAACATGGCTGGGGATGGATGGTACTCAACATGTGGGTAACATGGAGTCGGAGGGTCTCGAGCGCGGATGAGGGTGCGGTCGATGAAGGGCATGACTGCAATTTTAGCTCCACGGCAGAGGTTGGACCATGAGTTAATAAAATGCAAGCCGGACATGCCATCAGCGACATGGTGTTGTGTGGCAACACCGAGGGAGACACCCCCACACTTGAAATAGGTCACCTGGTGTTCAGTAAAAAATGCAAGGATCAAAACACAAGCTGCGTTAGTTTCTTGAAATATATAGATATATATGAAAATCATAGAAGTGGACCAAGTGATAAATGAAATTCTCTACCCTCCTTAGACCTTGGTTAATTATGTCAGTGCTCAGATTTTACTTTTTGTTATCTTCCTCCAGCTGCATGCatgctatatactccctccgttcctaaatataagtctttttagacattcaaatTGACTATAAAATACTGATGTacgtagacatgttttagagtgtagattcactcattttgctccgtatgtagtcacttgttgaaatctttagaaagacttatatttgagaACAGAGGGAGTATTCTTTATGCTTGGCTTTTGTATTTCTTTATTGCTCATTAGCTTTTGTGAGAAATGTATTTGGCTAGTGAGGATCATGTAAATAATCTATCGTCATCTTCTATCCAAAACATTGAAGAATTTTGCGCCTTGATTTCACTAGAGTCAATTAGGGTATCCTTACAATCAGTGCACCCGTAGTCAAATGTGGGACAACGTTCTGTAGTGGTAGCACACATGTTCGCAGATAATGTTGGAGTGACAGCTGTTGTATTACTCTCCCCCGGCGCCAAAAACAATGGTCAATTTTATATCGAAAGGGTCAAACAAATATCAGCGAATCTCATCGAAAGGCTCCAGGAACAATCAGCCTTTGTGCCTGGGAGGCTTATCACAGACAACACTTTGATCGCCTTTGAGTGCACACACTATATAAAACAAGAGAAGGATCCGAACAAAAGTTTTTGTGCTTATAAACTAGATCTGTCTAAGGCGTATGACCGGGTGGACACGACATTCCTGGAGCGAGTGATGCAAAAGATGGGTTTTGCGAACCAATGGGTGAGGTGGATCATGACTTGTGTAACCTCGGTTCGTTATTGTGTTAATCTGAATGGAGCCCTCTCAGATTCATTCGCGCCGTTGCGTGGGCTACGGCAGGGAGATCCTCTTTCTCCGTTCTTATTCCTTTTTGTGGCTGACGGTCTAGCTGCGATTTTGAAACAGGGAGCTATAGCAGGAAAGTTTACTCCGGTGCGAGTCTGTCCGTGGGCACCAGGCATCTCTCACCTGATGTTCGCTGATGATACACTGCTTTTCTTCCGCACTACAGTGGTAGAAGCATCCAATATTAAAGAGGCGCTGGCTATTTATGCGCAAGCAACAGGACAATTGATCAATCTAGAGAAGTGCTCTATTCTGTTCGGTGAAAGATGTCCGACAGCTGATCGCGAGGCTGTAGTGCACACTCTTGAGGTACAGCAGCAAGGGTTTTGAGGAACAGTACCTAGGCCTTCCTACTCCCAATGGGCGCATGTCAAAAAACCGGTTCCAAAATCTGCAGCAAAAGTATATGAAGAGGATGATAGACTGGGATGGGTGCCAACTTGCTCAGAGTGGAAGAGAAATTTTCATCAAGGCCATTGCTCAATCTATACCAACGTATGTTATGAGCGTTTTCAAGCTCCCCGcacactaccggactcgcgggctatgcctacggccacgGGCCGTTGGCATAGGCccccaagccgtcggcatagatctatgccgacggctgccgtcggcatagccccgtcaGTGTACATCACGTCAGCGTACTCCTGTCAGACCGTTGGCATAAtaatgccgtcggcataggggggtatgccgacggccctggcgcagccgtcggcatagtttagccgtcggcgtaGTTTTCCGTCTGACGGCAACGAACGGCGCCGTCAAAActgctggcggctcaggaggcgacacgtggcaaacatatgcctacggcaaagccatcGGCATAGgttaaatctatgccgacggctttgccgtaggcatatcttTGCCACGTGTCGCCCCCTGGTTTAACCTGGCGGCAgggcccgtcggcatagatgtaaatctatgccgacggctttgccgtaggcatagccctgccacgtgttGCCTCCTGGTGGCATGGTATTGAAATATATATGAAAATCATAGAATTGCACCAAGTGATAAATGAAATTTTCTACCCTACTTAGACCTTGGTTATGCCAGTGCTCAGCTTTTACTTTTTGTTATCTTCATCTAGCGGCATGGTATTCTTTATGCTTGGCTTTACGCTGATGATCCCGGACATAAATGGCGCCAACAACTGGTTGTattctaagggcatcttcaacgccgacCATCAAATCGACCGCATACGTCTCGATCGCGTGGTTTGAACActggaagccatccaacgcgggccTATATTGCTCCATTCGGCGGGCAGGACACATTTTTTCGCAAATCAGAAACAAAGTGGGGGGGTGTTGCAGGCGTCCGAACCGCTGCCATGTCTGCTTCTGACTGACCAGGCCCACCAAAAAATCACACCCACCTCCCCCGCCCTATCCAACGAACGCCCGCGTCACTTGCCGTGCCACATTCACGCTGGCTCAGAGCATGCAACGGCTGACATTAATGCCGATGATATGACTGGACGGGAGGGCGGCGCTGATGGACATGACCTCTCGGTCGTCGCTGCTTCAATGCGGGCGCCACGtcccgagaaaccaactccggccactATGCTGCATTGAAGCGGGCTAACCGTCCCTTCGTCTAGTCTGTTCGTGCCTATGTAAGTCGTCTGCCGGTGACGAATATAGACAAACTACCCCTCCACGAGCACCGTCCAATCCCCCTCCCAGACACTGATCTTGAGCCCAATGGCAATACCGAAGTCCTGGTTCTCCGTGATGGCAGGCACAAGTGGTACAAGTCCCTCCTCAGGCCGATCATGGCACCGTCCTCGCTCTCTGGGACCATCAGTGTGTACGGCGGTGGGTTCCTCCATCAAGAAGGAGGCAGTCATCTCTTCCGACGACGAGGAGGACAAGCAGCTGCAGCAGCACCCACATCTCCTCGTGGAGGCGGCTCTGAGGGATGATCGTCTGTCAGATGGAGATCGTGACGGAGCGCTCGCTCCGTCAGATGGGCCCGGCACCATCATCGCCAGCGCGCGTGAAGGAGGAGCCAGTCCATGACGCACGTCCGCATGAAGCGGGAGCCAACATCCCCACTCTGGCGCGGGAAGGAGGAGCCCGCGTCCCCAGTGCCTCCACCGCATCAGGGACGAGTCGGCGGCGCCTCACGTCACACAACTGTTATGCCCGAATTGACGGtccctcgtcgtcgccgccgccacccgatAAATAAGGAGCTGCCACCCGCGATCATGAAGGTGTGTGTCCATATCCTTCACTACCTCAGCGGTGGCATTTATGGCAGTGCCTCGGGCTCGAGGGCTGTCATATCCGAGGCAGTGCGCGCGGCGAGGCAGCGGGCATGGTATGACCACCACAGGCCCGCTGACCGCTCCGCATTCACCAAGACGGACGTGGCACCGGAATGGGGGACCTCGCTGCCACGTGGGCG from Triticum aestivum cultivar Chinese Spring chromosome 3B, IWGSC CS RefSeq v2.1, whole genome shotgun sequence includes these protein-coding regions:
- the LOC123064197 gene encoding hydroxycinnamoyltransferase 1, producing MGITVTVRRATMVRPAKELPRSRLWNSHLDLLVPRFHTPSVYFYRCPEEGPPEGFFDAERMRRALADALVTFYPMAGRLARDKDGRIEIDCNGEGVLFVEADAPEATVANYGDFAPTMELKRLIPAVDYTDQISFPLVLLQVTYFKCGGVSLGVATQHHVADGMSGLHFINSWSNLCRGAKIAVMPFIDRTLIRARDPPTPCYPHVEYHPSPAMLSSKPQDVSSPDTAVDIFKLTSSDIGRLRSQLPTGDDMPRLSTYTLLSAHVWRCVSLSRGLPSDQPTKLYCAIDGRKRLKPPLPDGFLGNVLFTATPIVEAGKVTRGLADAAKIIQMELDRMNDDYCRSALDYLELQPDLSALVRGAQTYRCPNLGITSWVNLPVHNADFGWGRPVFMGPGGVAFEGLAYVLPSAHNDGSLSIAISLQADHMNKFRQLILAL